A portion of the Juglans microcarpa x Juglans regia isolate MS1-56 chromosome 1D, Jm3101_v1.0, whole genome shotgun sequence genome contains these proteins:
- the LOC121246418 gene encoding protein FAR-RED ELONGATED HYPOCOTYL 3-like, whose amino-acid sequence MRVMNDGFVSIMDVGDEFRVRNVFCTDARSRVAYEYFGYAITFDMMYLTNRCGMPFAPFVGVNHHGQSILLGAGLIPSEDTTAIDIVWHIMRKLPEKFGSHVAYDTRLKTTIQSGLYNERSFWIPVYLKDVFWASMSTTRQSESMNAFCDGFVHSVMTLKEFVHQFDNALRKKVKVETTADFHSCNQMIRCVSSFKIEKQFQSLYTNAKFKEVQREVWGMIMCNPALVSTQGCISTFDVFKEISTSDEHVKIVKFSVYYNEDECEVKCTCALFEMRGIVYKHAFRVCWMKYIHELPEKYVLD is encoded by the exons ATGAGGGTGATGAATGATGGCTTTGTGTCAATCATGGATGTGGGTGATGAATTTAGAGTCAGGAATGTGTTCTGCACTGACGCACGAAGTCGAGTGGCATACGAGTATTTTGGATATGCGATCACGTTCGATATGATGTACCTCACAAATAGGTGCGGGATGCCGTTTGCTCCCTTCGTTGGTGTCAACCATCATGGACAATCCATACTATTAGGGGCAGGTTTGATTCCAAGCGAGGATACAA CCGCCATAGATATTGTGTGGCATATTATGCGGAAACTGCCTGAGAAATTTGGATCACACGTGGCATACGATACAAGGTTGAAGACTACTATTCAAAGT GGGTTGTATAACGAGAGGTCATTTTGGATACCAGTTTACTTGAAGGATGTATTCTGGGCTAGTATGAGCACTACACGGCAGTCtgagagcatgaatgcattttgtGACGGGTTTGTGCATTCCGTCATGACACTAAAGGAATTTGTCCATCAGTTTGACAATGCTTTAAGGAAGAAGGTGAAGGTGGAGACGACTGCTGATTTCCATTCTTGCAACCAAATGATACGATGTGTGTCCTCATTCAAGATTGAGAAGCAGTTTCAATCATTGTACACGAATGCAAAATTTAAAGAGGTCCAACGAGAGGTTTGGGGGATGATTATGTGTAACCCTGCACTCGTTAGTACACAAGGTTGCATTTCCACATttgatgttttcaaagaaatttcCACCTCCGATGAACATGTAAAAATTGTCAAGTTTTCAGTTTATTATAATGAAGATGAGTGCGAAGTTAAATGCACATGTGCCCtatttgagatgagagggattGTTTATAAGCATGCATTTAGAGTCTGCTGGATGAAGTACATCCATGAGCTGCCAGAGAAATATGTATTGGATTGA